Proteins from one Microcoleus sp. bin38.metabat.b11b12b14.051 genomic window:
- a CDS encoding CCA tRNA nucleotidyltransferase, with protein MSNSLPPTLSPETWPFDLELLTPPVYLVGGAVRDALLGRRSHYFDLDFVMLTRAVKTARKIADRTKGGFVLLDAERQIARVVFAGGTVDFAEAFGGTLEGDLHRRDFRINAIACNPFTGEIIDPLDGQTDLRLGLLRMISRSNLEDDPLRLLRAYRQAAQLGFAIEPETQSAIRELAPLLSRVAVERVRTELGYLLSNNHGVPWICKGCEDGLFSIWFASAIDRFDILTKIDSCAADLATIYPELEREFGRSIRDTIKTPLLAVGKLAILANSDPTIAETELLRLKYSNAEIKSAIELLKYLPKLQAKPIAEMSLRDQYFLFRDVGIVFPVLAVLAVAAGVSVDDISLLINRYLDADDIIAHPTQLVSGNELMESLNLPRSPQIGQLLMEIQLARVEGRIATREDALKLATELVNIN; from the coding sequence ATGTCGAATAGTTTGCCACCTACGCTATCTCCTGAAACTTGGCCGTTCGATTTGGAACTGCTGACACCGCCTGTTTATTTGGTGGGCGGCGCGGTGCGGGATGCGCTGCTGGGCCGCCGATCGCACTATTTTGATTTAGACTTCGTTATGCTAACACGGGCGGTGAAAACTGCTCGAAAAATTGCCGATCGCACGAAAGGCGGATTTGTCTTGTTGGATGCGGAAAGACAGATTGCGCGGGTGGTGTTTGCGGGCGGTACGGTGGATTTTGCGGAGGCTTTCGGGGGGACTCTGGAGGGGGATTTGCACCGCCGGGATTTTCGGATAAATGCGATCGCCTGCAATCCTTTTACTGGAGAAATCATCGATCCTCTGGATGGTCAAACTGATTTGCGGTTGGGTTTGCTGCGAATGATTTCGCGATCGAATTTAGAGGACGATCCGCTAAGGTTATTAAGAGCTTACCGTCAAGCGGCACAGTTGGGTTTTGCGATCGAGCCGGAAACACAATCGGCGATTCGAGAATTAGCGCCGTTGTTGAGTCGGGTGGCGGTGGAACGGGTGCGGACAGAATTGGGTTATTTGTTGAGCAATAATCACGGTGTTCCTTGGATTTGCAAGGGTTGCGAAGATGGTTTGTTTTCGATTTGGTTTGCAAGTGCGATCGACCGTTTTGATATCTTGACAAAAATCGACTCCTGTGCTGCTGATTTGGCGACAATTTACCCGGAGTTGGAGAGAGAGTTTGGGCGATCGATTCGCGATACAATTAAAACGCCGTTGTTGGCAGTTGGGAAGTTAGCTATTTTGGCAAATTCCGATCCGACAATCGCTGAAACCGAGTTGCTGCGGTTGAAGTATAGTAATGCAGAGATTAAAAGTGCGATCGAGCTTTTGAAATACTTGCCAAAATTGCAAGCAAAACCGATTGCAGAAATGTCCTTACGAGACCAGTATTTTTTGTTTCGGGATGTCGGAATAGTATTTCCTGTTTTAGCAGTTTTAGCGGTGGCTGCGGGAGTTTCTGTGGATGATATTTCACTGTTAATTAATCGCTATCTCGATGCTGATGACATTATTGCTCATCCCACCCAATTAGTTAGCGGCAATGAGTTAATGGAATCTTTAAATTTGCCCAGAAGTCCGCAAATTGGTCAATTGTTAATGGAGATTCAATTAGCGCGAGTGGAGGGGAGAATTGCCACTCGCGAAGATGCGCTGAAATTGGCGACCGAGTTGGTTAATATTAATTGA
- a CDS encoding Ycf34 family protein produces MCICINCHYVDRCFTYHAVEGQHEQIHLTETPDFDPVEPTINVNIRSHQDEVEMEWDVVGCESFKQETGKWAKLRPGELVPT; encoded by the coding sequence ATGTGTATTTGTATTAACTGCCACTATGTAGATCGCTGCTTCACCTACCACGCCGTAGAAGGACAGCACGAACAAATCCACCTCACCGAAACCCCCGATTTCGACCCCGTAGAACCCACCATCAACGTCAACATTCGCTCCCACCAAGACGAAGTAGAAATGGAATGGGATGTAGTCGGGTGTGAAAGTTTCAAGCAAGAGACCGGCAAATGGGCAAAATTGCGCCCGGGCGAACTTGTACCAACTTGA
- a CDS encoding serine/threonine-protein kinase: MSYCLNPTCQNPQNSGDAELCQSCGSKLLLSNEQSPSASRYRTIRAIAQGGFGRTFLAVDQTKPPMFSQCVIKQSFPQNTAAAQAAQLFHQEAAQLETLGKHPQIPELIAYFEQDGRQYLVQEFIDGKNLAQELAQKGAFTENQIRQILNDLLPVLHFVHKSKVIHRDIKPENIIRRRLSPAPLPALENSYQPSPFQKDIVLVDFGAAKKVTATGLPQTGTIIGSAAYTAPEQLMGKAVFASDIYSLGVTCIHLLTHIPPFDLFDSAEDSWAWRNYLKSAVSDDFGRILDTMLQSATNRRYNSASAVIRQLNPKQVYLEGQPVLDAPETPAESKPALSPIPSLFSLEQQAEIQQALQSAIAPYNVTIQVSQAKQKLNIVINRTEDNPIYYPHLSQIIATKLTDLQLNKVAAIKLLGRVNNSRVPEWKEVLETDPNIQFSNKSWQRQDNQLVKPIAPVITEEFLLSVLKTKNFWIDLLMFALVWFIFGSQIVIFNSGFALIISLGFMVVKYQVSENKEFANKILFATLVVLFLITGSMGNSRILNTGIFGVLLGCLVVALPLFFVKENYQ; the protein is encoded by the coding sequence ATGTCCTATTGCTTAAACCCAACTTGTCAGAATCCGCAAAACTCCGGTGATGCTGAATTGTGCCAAAGTTGCGGCTCAAAATTGTTGTTATCTAACGAACAATCGCCATCAGCATCTCGCTACCGTACCATAAGAGCGATCGCACAAGGAGGCTTCGGCAGAACTTTCCTAGCAGTTGATCAAACCAAACCGCCGATGTTTTCGCAGTGCGTCATCAAGCAATCTTTCCCGCAAAATACCGCAGCCGCCCAAGCCGCCCAACTATTTCACCAAGAAGCAGCCCAGCTAGAAACATTAGGGAAACATCCCCAAATCCCCGAATTAATCGCGTATTTTGAACAAGATGGGAGACAATATTTAGTACAAGAATTTATAGACGGCAAAAATCTCGCCCAAGAATTAGCGCAAAAAGGAGCATTCACCGAAAATCAAATTCGGCAAATCCTTAACGATTTATTACCAGTCCTCCATTTCGTCCACAAATCGAAAGTCATTCACCGCGATATCAAACCCGAAAATATCATTCGCCGCCGACTATCTCCCGCGCCTTTACCCGCCTTAGAAAATTCCTATCAACCCTCTCCTTTCCAAAAAGATATCGTTTTAGTAGACTTTGGTGCAGCCAAAAAAGTAACAGCAACCGGATTGCCACAAACTGGTACAATCATCGGCAGCGCTGCTTATACAGCCCCAGAACAATTGATGGGAAAAGCAGTTTTTGCCAGCGATATCTACAGTTTGGGCGTTACTTGCATTCACTTGCTGACTCACATTCCTCCCTTCGACTTGTTCGACAGCGCCGAGGATTCTTGGGCTTGGCGCAATTATTTGAAGAGTGCTGTTAGCGACGATTTCGGCCGCATCCTCGATACGATGCTTCAAAGTGCCACCAATCGGCGCTACAATTCAGCCTCCGCAGTCATCCGGCAATTGAACCCCAAACAGGTGTATTTAGAGGGGCAGCCTGTGTTAGACGCGCCGGAAACCCCCGCAGAATCCAAGCCTGCGCTGTCACCGATACCGTCGCTGTTCAGTCTGGAACAGCAAGCCGAAATTCAGCAAGCTTTGCAAAGTGCGATCGCCCCGTACAATGTTACAATCCAAGTCAGTCAAGCCAAGCAAAAGCTAAATATCGTCATCAACCGAACCGAAGACAATCCCATTTACTATCCGCACTTATCCCAAATAATTGCCACCAAACTCACCGATTTACAGTTAAACAAAGTCGCAGCCATTAAACTTTTGGGCAGAGTCAACAATTCTCGCGTCCCCGAATGGAAAGAAGTTTTGGAAACCGATCCTAATATTCAATTTAGTAACAAAAGCTGGCAACGGCAAGACAATCAATTAGTCAAGCCAATCGCCCCTGTTATTACCGAAGAATTTTTGCTCTCGGTGTTGAAAACTAAAAATTTCTGGATAGACTTACTAATGTTTGCTTTAGTTTGGTTTATCTTTGGTTCTCAAATAGTAATTTTTAATTCTGGGTTCGCGCTAATAATTTCATTGGGTTTTATGGTAGTCAAGTATCAAGTTTCTGAAAACAAAGAATTTGCGAATAAGATTTTATTTGCCACTTTAGTAGTGCTGTTTCTCATAACTGGTAGCATGGGTAATTCCAGGATTTTAAATACGGGAATATTTGGCGTC
- a CDS encoding DUF952 domain-containing protein, translated as MSVIFHITRSQQWEEAKQVQSYRGDTLDTEGFIHCSTLPQVLKSANKFFVGQTGLLLLWIDSDKVESELKYEFAAGEDYPHIYGPLNVDAVLKVFEFAAGADGKFELPTELTESTN; from the coding sequence ATGAGCGTTATCTTTCACATCACCCGCAGCCAACAGTGGGAAGAAGCAAAACAAGTGCAATCCTATCGCGGAGATACGCTAGATACAGAAGGATTTATTCACTGTTCCACTTTACCGCAAGTTCTGAAATCTGCAAATAAGTTTTTCGTGGGACAAACAGGATTGCTGCTGCTGTGGATTGACTCGGACAAAGTAGAATCTGAACTTAAGTATGAATTTGCCGCAGGTGAGGATTACCCGCACATTTACGGCCCGCTGAATGTGGATGCTGTGTTGAAAGTTTTTGAGTTTGCAGCGGGTGCAGATGGCAAGTTTGAATTGCCGACAGAATTAACGGAAAGTACAAATTGA